The following are from one region of the Neurospora crassa OR74A linkage group III, whole genome shotgun sequence genome:
- a CDS encoding ubiquitin C-terminal hydrolase, translated as MGGASEQTHRSGSPLKRRASSMDPEFENADSREDVEMLTVPDTQPQDQQPGQDVEEPQPVEADAVGGTKVPIADMELPLKTEIPPIEQQIKTIETLLKAFNDRGAKEGDVAYLVSRQWLNKAQAFGANGKPTSKEPSDETIGPIDNSDIIQAIFTDSAGQQCVKLKPGVGPESAELFPKDAWDLVLSWYGLASGQAPIVRIAHNTALDAASEPNVQFEFHPPVFTVHRLWSAASPLPIEQEIKLKKPPPPVIVQSASASFHQFLKQIKKLTGVPMDRKVRVWQRLQTIPATEEASKPSGMETPPDSPGRSSSIPNFLPRAPGSWPEMLVDVETFSQLERGVERDHLAAEDTTTNPNYNGRKSLSLVGLTVDQTLIIDEQVDRDDYVSTFFTKMTNGNKTVGNGIVAQARGTVSGRNSPAPPSVLNRGRVQPRSGRTPGCVGLQNLGNTCYMNSALQCLRSVEELTKYFLTHEAKKEINPDNPLSHNGDVAMAYMRLLDEIYKNPAPNSVAPRHFKGIVGRYAPAFSGYGQQDSQEFLGFLLDGLQEDLNRIKKKPYIEKPDSTDDMIGNPAAIKEMAEKVWDITKKRDDSIIADLFTGLYKSTLHCPVCDKISITFDPFNNLTLPLPMSNVWSRTVKYYPLNEPPVEIVVEVDKTSAFKAIKEFISTRVGVPPERLVGGEEFKGKFFKQYDDMMAINEEIQPGDVAVIHEVEAPPTNVNAKKAKKQVYRSLLDDAEEEPAQPTSNPLAERLLVPVLHRTMDPNGAGVRYHRKVEDIPPPHYIVLTPQEACDENIIRRKILQKVATLSTWSEFTADEEASEATDPEMVNGASDIDSADSKVVAKSVEGEEDIVDVTMGNTGSAKPTASPAPQTLPALLKRFKSQQPKWLDPSVFLNPALQNLFAMSYFRELHGGVPTGWQSVNDTSKHERLSSRAPKTDSSDVEMRSPNALDGSDDSGSEEASSEQVDSVTRMADESSEGSDAPKGSDRFIASPPRGANAVPRGKNKKMKAGRTYGKKAKKRFEKEQLRKRAAAAQQPIEVPEQDYRVDSEEGPLVRLGEGIVVDWYEDAFDTVFSPANRTYNKIETLNDPSLGAKKRQRELRKKHGISLDDCLAEFEKEEILSEQDTWYCPRCKEHRRASKKFDLWKTPDILVVHLKRFSSVGWRRDKLDVLVDFPIEGLDLTERVIDKEDGKQEIYDLIAVDDHWGGLGGGHYTAFAKNFVDDQWYEFNDSSVSKVTDTSKVVSPAAYLLFYRRRSDKPLGGPKCEEVAQRYSLDDDEEMLDSGEGQRLGHGSSLRGSPSASNGAGQTLLRGEVGSVSGRGPSGDSELPSYQETNGTITGPEVRKSIEFEDEGIDLPNYEAAGNMSGVASALPTTWSFDNIPKTGSEASGLDDEIASDVAQGDNSGDDASVFAGINEYGSAVDFIGPAAQDDDYSAFTDNVPPPPSVQDQDTMDQIAQMTWEHKEQVHEVFVNGGADIDDDKVAEIHVDDHEQQGQSPAVREPPKETEGGDKSSD; from the exons ATGGGTGGCGCTTCAGAGCAGACACATCGATCTGGTTCTCCCCTGAAACGAAGAGCATCCAGTATGGATCCAGAGTTTGAGAACGCGGACTCGCGGGAGGACGTGGAAATGCTCACGGTTCCTGATACCCAGCCGCAAGACCAACAGCCTGGGCAAGATGTGGAAGAGCCTCAGCCCGTGGAAGCAGACGCCGTCGGAGGTACCAAGGTGCCCATTGCTGATATGGAACTGCCCTTGAAGACAG AAATCCCACCGATCGAGCAACAGATCAAGACGATCGAAACACTCCTCAAGGCCTTCAATGATAGGGGCgcaaaagaaggagatgtGGCATACTTAGTATCACGGCAGTGGCTGAACAAGGCCCAGGCGTTCGGTGCTAATGGGAAGCCTACAAGCAAGGAGCCTTCAGACGAGACTATTGGGCCAATTGATAACTCGGATATCATTCAAGCTATCTTCACCGACTCCGCCGGCCAGCAGTGCGTGAAGCTAAAGCCGGGCGTGGGACCAGAGTCTGCTGAGCTGTTTCCCAAGGACGCATGGGACCTGGTGCTGTCATGGTATGGTCTGGCGTCTGGACAGGCCCCTATTGTGCGGATAGCGCACAATACCGCCCTTGATGCTGCCAGCGAGCCCAACGTTCAGTTTGAGTTCCACCCCCCCGTTTTTACCGTTCACAGGCTATGGTCGGCAGCGAGTCCTCTGCCTATCGAACAGGAGATTAAGCTGAAGAAGCCGCCACCGCCCGTCATTGTCCAAAGCGCATCTGCCTCATTTCACCAATTTCTTAAGCAAATCAAGAAGCTGACTGGTGTTCCTATGGATCGTAAAGTCCGGGTCTGGCAGCGGTTGCAAACAATTCCTGCCACAGAGGAGGCCTCGAAGCCCTCTGGTATGGAGACCCCTCCAGATTCCCCAGGGCGTTCCTCTAGCATACCCAACTTCCTACCTAGGGCCCCTGGCTCCTGGCCGGAAATGCTCGTGGATGTTGAAACTTTCAGCCAACTAGAGCGTGGTGTGGAGCGCGATCACCTCGCAGCAGAGGATACCACAACCAATCCCAACTACAACGGGAGGAAGAGTCTGTCATTGGTTGGCCTTACTGTGGACCAAACCTTGATCATCGACGAACAGGTTGACCGAGATGATTACGTCTCTACATTCTTCACTAAAATGACCAATGGCAACAAGACCGTCGGCAACGGCATTGTCGCTCAGGCCCGTGGTACTGTCAGCGGACGTAACAGCCCGGCTCCCCCGAGTGTCCTCAATAGGGGCCGGGTGCAACCCAGATCCGGTCGTACGCCAGGGTGCGTTGGCTTGCAGAACCTGGGCAATACATGCTACATGAATTCGGCTCTGCAATGTCTACGGAGCGTTGAAGAGTTGACCAAGTATTTCCTCACTCACGAGGCCAAGAAAGAGATCAACCCTGACAATCCGCTTTCCCATAACGGAGACGTTGCTATGGCATACATGCGGCTGTTGGATGAAATATACAAGAATCCTGCGCCCAACTCGGTCGCGCCCCGTCACTTCAAAGGCATCGTGGGCCGATATGCCCCCGCCTTCTCTGGCTATGGGCAGCAGGACTCCCAAGAATTCTTGGGTTTCTTGCTCGATGGCCTACAAGAGGACCTGAACCGcatcaagaagaagccgtACATTGAGAAGCCAGACTCTACAGATGACATGATCGGTAACCCTGCTGCTATCAAAGAAATGGCCGAGAAGGTTTGGGATATCACAAAGAAGCGTGACGACTCGATCATTGCCGACCTGTTTACCGGATTATACAAGTCAACCCTTCATTGCCCTGTGTGCGACAAGATCAGCATCACATTCGATCCCTTCAACAACCTCACTTTGCCCTTGCCAATGAGCAACGTCTGGTCCCGGACTGTCAAGTATTATCCCTTAAACGAACCCCCAGTGGAAATCGTTGTAGAGGTCGATAAGACGAGCGCTTTCAAGGCCATAAAGGAGTTCATTTCGACGAGAGTCGGTGTCCCCCCGGAGCGTCTTGTTGGAGGTGAAGAGTTCAAGGGTAAATTCTTCAAGCAGTACGACGACATGATGGCGATCAACGAAGAGATTCAGCCGGGTGACGTTGCAGTGATACATGAAGTGGAAGCGCCGCCTACCAATGTCAACgcaaagaaggccaagaagcagGTATACAGGTCGCTGCTGGACGATGCCGAGGAAGAGCCCGCTCAACCCACGTCGAATCCCCTGGCGGAACGTCTCCTTGTTCCAGTTCTGCATCGTACTATGGACCCTAATGGGGCCGGTGTCAGATATCATAGGAAAGTAGAGGACATCCCACCGCCACATTACATTGTGTTGACGCCTCAGGAGGCTTGTGATGAGAATATCATCCGCAGAAAAATCCTGCAAAAGGTGGCCACCTTGTCTACGTGGTCGGAATTCACTGCCGACGAAGAGGCATCAGAAGCTACGGATCCCGAGATGGTCAATGGCGCATCGGATATTGACTCTGCAGACTCTAAGGTAGTTGCCAAGTCCgtcgagggcgaggaagatATTGTCGACGTGACGATGGGCAACACTGGTTCTGCCAAACCAACAGCGTCGCCAGCTCCTCAAAC TCTTCCGGCGCTCCTCAAGCGTTTCAAGTCGCAGCAGCCTAAGTGGTTAGACCCTTCAGTTTTTCTGAATCCAGCCCTGCAGAACCTCTTTGCGATGTCTTACTTTAGGGAGTTGCATGGCGGTGTTCCTACAGGGTGGCAAAGCGTCAACGACACCAGCAAACACGAAAGACTGAGCTCGAGGGCCCCTAAGACGGATTCGTCGGATGTGGAGATGCGGAGCCCGAATGCATTGGATGGCTCGGATGACAGCGGTAGCGAAGAAGCTTCTTCGGAACAGGTAGATTCCGTGACACGGATGGCCGATGAGTCGAGCGAGGGCTCGGATGCCCCGAAAGGAAGT GATCGATTCATCGCTAGTCCTCCTAGGGGAGCAAATGCCGTTCCACGAGGCAAAAACAAGAAGATGAAAGCTGGCCGCACTTATGGCAAGAAGGCTAAGAAGCGTTTTGAGAAAGAACAGCTGAGAAAACGGGCTGCGGCCGCCCAGCAACCCATCGAGGTCCCTGAGCAAGATTACCGTGTCGACTCCGAGGAAGGGCCCCTTGTGCGTCTTGGCGAAGGCATCGTTGTGGACTGGTACGAGGACGCTTTTGATACTGTCTTCTCCCCTGCGAACAGGACCTACAACAAGATTGAGACTCTAAATGACCCGTCGTTGGGTGCCAAGAAGAGGCAACGGGAGCTGCGTAAGAAGCACGGTATCAGTCTAGATGATTGTTTGGCCGAGttcgagaaggaagaaatcTTGTCCGAGCAAGATACATGGTATTGTCCCCGTTGCAAGGAGCACCGTCGCGCAAGCAAGAAATTCGACCTTTGGAAGACGCCAGATATTCTAGTCGTCCATCTGAAACGCTTTAGCTCCGTTGGCTGGCGTCGGGATAAGCTGGATGTCCTTGTCGACTTCCCCATCGAGGGCCTCGACCTCACCGAGCGGGTCATTGACAAGGAAGACGGTAAACAGGAGATCTATGACCTGATTGCTGTGGATGACCATTGGGGCGGCTTGGGCGGTGGCCATTACACTGCCTTTGCCAAGAATTTTGTTGATGATCAGTGGTATGAGTTCAATG ATTCATCCGTTTCGAAGGTGACCGATACCTCCAAGGTTGTCTCACCCGCTGCCTACTTGCTGTTCTACCGTCGCCGCTCAGACAAACCTCTAGGCGGGCCCAAATGCGAGGAAGTCGCCCAGCGCTATTCccttgacgacgatgaggaaaTGCTGGACTCGGGGGAAGGCCAGCGTCTCGGTCATGGCTCCTCCCTTCGTGGGTCGCCGAGCGCTTCGAACGGAGCAGGTCAAACTCTCCTGCGAGGAGAAGTTGGTTCGGTTAGTGGCCGCGGTCCAAGTGGCGACTCCGAACTGCCCTCCTATCAGGAAACCAATGGCACGATTACTGGTCCTGAGGTGCGGAAGAGCATCGAGTTTGAGGACGAGGGCATTGATCTACCCAACTACGAAGCCGCGGGCAACATGTCCGGCGTGGCCTCTGCTCTCCCCACAACCTGGAGCTTTGACAACATTCCCAAGACCGGCTCCGAAGCGAGTGGCTTGGACGACGAGATTGCGAGTGATGTGGCACAAGGCGACAACTCCGGGGACGATGCCTCGGTCTTTGCCGGTATCAATGAATATGGCTCCGCTGTAGATTTCATCGGACCTGCTGCACAGGACGACGATTACTCGGCATTCACTGACAAtgtcccgccgccgccgtcagtGCAGGATCAGGACACCATGGACCAAATCGCGCAGATGACATGGGAACACAAGGAGCAAGTTCATGAGGTGTTCGTCAATGGCGGCGCTGACATTGACGACGATAAGGTTGCGGAGATTCACGTCGACGATCACGAGCAGCAAGGACAATCACCAGCAGTTCGGGAACCGCCAAAGGAGACGGAAGGAGGCGATAAGTCGTCAGACTAG
- a CDS encoding a-pheromone processing metallopeptidase Ste23, with amino-acid sequence MSTSRFLPSPALLNPRNRQPRHGPVNIPHSLNQCHRNLTRLPASAHSRNRLHRPECRPTGSVTASPDLLAPKLPVTLPSSGAVSTPVAQTLTPFWTRPRSSRTLELRTPGTAASTALDLPPPTPTPPLSSTPPYYRLPVVSRFLSVLAGPAVFHTQLEYLSSPPLYNTQRLSGSSILHSLDRRHYSVMSTSPQDTPSKGSPAVERVTDQLEKPSLDDRSYRVIRLPNKLEALLVHDPTTDKASAALDVNVGSFSDEDDMPGMAHAVEHLLFMGTKKYPVENDYSQYLSTNSGSSNAFTAATHTNYYFEVSAKPSNDEELSATNPSPLYGALDRFAQFFVAPLFLANTLDRELRAVDSENKKNLQNDTWRLHQLDKSISNPKHPYCHFSTGNLETLKVLPESKGVNVREKFIEFYQKHYSANRMKLCVLGREPLDVLEGWVAELFSDVENKDLPPNEWTDEAPLTPEQLGVVTFAKPVMDSRELNITFPFLDEHLLFEELPSRYLSHLLGHEGPGSIMAHIKSKGWANGLSAGAWTVCPGSPGMFDIQIKLTQEGLKNYEEVVKVVFQYIALLKQTGPQEWIHNEQKIMGDIDFKFKQKTQASSFASKTAGVMQRPLPREWLLSGTSKLRKYDANLIRKGLDCLRPDNFRMSIVSREVPGKWEHKERWYGTEYSVSKIPSELMEEIKKAATISDQERIPDLHLPHKNQFIPTKLEVERKEVKEPALAPRIVRNDDLVRTWYKKDDTFWVPKANLIVSMKSPLIHASAESVVKARLFTDHVKDALEEFSYDADLAGLSYLVSLDSRGLFVEVSGYNDKLPLLLERVLITMRDLEVRDDRFDIIKERLTRAYRNWELQVPWYQVGGFTEWLTAEHDHTIEELAAELPHITSDHVRQFRKALLAQLHMEVYIHGNLYKEDALKLTDMVESTLKPRVLPRSQWPILRSLVLPPGSNYVWKKTLKDPANVNNCIEYFLYVGDKNDSLIRAKTLLLAQILQEPCFDQLRTKEQLGYVVFSGVRATSTSYGFRFLIQSEKTAPYLENRIELFLERMAKWIEEMDPRQFEAHKRSLIVKRLEKPKFLDQETNKQWSQIHSEYYDFEISQRDAAHVKPLTKEELIEFFKHYIHPSSPSRAKLAIYLEAQAKSDVTTAQITELVKTLELDATTSAKTATDLQARLSAADHDEEKEIAGLKEYLGSLSVTESNMDAATETWRKLHAEKVSGVVKDAPPPSSNGTKPTLIEDVRSYKAGLPVSAAARPVKDLSEYEELDSKL; translated from the exons atGTCTACGTCTCGTTTCCTCCCTTCTCCGGCTCTTCTGAATCCGCGAAACCGGCAACCACGACACGGACCTGTTAACATCCCGCATTCCCTCAACCAGTGCCACCGCAACCTCACACGTCTCCCCGCGTCGGCGCACAGCCGAAACAGACTTCACAGACCAGAGTGCCGTCCTACCGGAAGTGTCACCGCCAGCCCGGATTTGCTGGCACCCAAATTGCCGGTAACCTTGCCTAGCTCTGGTGCTGTGTCCACACCCGTCGCACAGACGCTGACACCATTCTGGACCCGCCCCCGGAGTAGCAGGACCCTAGAGCTTAGGACCCCTGGGACAGCCGCCTCCACGGCCCTTGACCTACCgccaccaacgccaacgccgccCCTCTCTTCTACGCCGCCCTACTATCGCCTCCCTGTCGTCAGCCGCTTCCTGTCAGTACTTGCTGGGCCCGCTGTATTTCACACCCAGCTTGAATATCTGTCTTCTCCTCCACTCTACAACACCCAACGCCTTTCCGGATCATCGATTCTTCACTCCTTGGACCGGCGTCATTACTCTGTCATGTCCACCTCACCTCAAGACACGCCCAGCAAGGGCTCACCCGCTGTTGAGCGGGTCACCGATCAGCTGGAGAAACCCTCTCTTGATGATCGCAGCTACCGGGTCATCCGCCTCCCCAATAAGCTTGAGGCTCTCTTGGTGCATGATCCCACTACGGACAAGGCCAGTGCTGCCTTGGACGTGAATGTCGGAAGCTTcagtgatgaagatgacaTGCCTGGCATGGCCCATGCTGTCGAGCAT CTTCTGTTCATGGGTACCAAGAAGTATCCGGTCGAGAATGACTACAGCCAGTATCTGTCGACAAATTCTGGTAGCTCTAATGCCTTCACTGCAGCGACTCACACCAACTATTACTTCGAGGTGTCTGCTAAACCCAGCAATGATGAGGAGCTTTCGGCTACCAATCCCTCGCCCCTTTACGGTGCTCTGGATCGTTTTGCTCAGTTCTTCGTTGCGCCGCTCTTTCTAGCCAACACCCTTGACAGGGAGCTTCGGGCTGTGGACTccgaaaacaaaaagaacctGCAGAACGATACGTGGCGACTTCACCAATTAGACAAGTCCATCTCGAACCCCAAGCATCCGTACTGCCATTTCTCTACGGGAAACCTGGAAACGCTCAAGGTGTTGCCTGAGTCCAAGGGCGTCAATGTTCGTGAAAAGTTCATTGAGTTTTATCAGAAGCATTACTCGGCCAACCGCATGAAGCTGTGCGTGCTCGGAAGAGAACCACTCGACGTTCTTGAAGGCTGGGTCGCCGAGTTGTTCTCAGACGTAGAGAACAAAGATCTGCCACCCAATGAGTGGACAGATGAAGCTCCTCTTACGCCGGAGCAACTCGGAGTCGTGACCTTTGCCAAACCCGTAATGGATTCACGAGAACTCAACAtcaccttccccttcttagATGAGCATCTCTTGTTCGAAGAGCTTCCAAGCCGTTACCTCAGCCACTTACTTGGCCATGAGGGCCCGGGCAGCATCATGGCTCACATCAAGTCAAAAGGTTGGGCTAATGGTCTTAGCGCTGGTGCGTGGACTGTTTGCCCTGGCTCTCCTGGCATGTTTGATATTCAGATCAAGTTGACACAAGAA GGGCTCAAAAACTACGAAGAGGTTGTCAAAGTGGTGTTCCAATACATCGCCTTGCTTAAACAAACGGGACCCCAGGAATGGATCCACAACGAGCAAAAGATTATGGGAGACATTGACTTCAAGTTCAAGCAGAAGACTCAGGCTTCCAGCTTCGCAAGCAAGACAGCCGGAGTCATGCAACGGCCACTGCCCAGAGAATGGCTCTTGAGCGGAACTAGCAAGTTGCGCAAGTATGATGCCAACCTCATCCGCAAGGGCCTTGATTGCTTGCGGCCTGACAATTTCCGTATGTCCATCGTCTCGCGGGAGGTGCCTGGGAAATGGGAGCACAAGGAAAGGTGGTACGGGACTGAGTATTCCGTATCCAAGATTCCTAGCGAACTTATGGAGGAAATCAAGAAGGCCGCCACCATCTCCGATCAAGAACGGATCCCTGACCTTCATCTCCCGCACAAAAACCAGTTCATCCCTACAAAGctggaagtggaaaggaaggaggttAAGGAGCCAGCTCTGGCGCCGCGGATTGTGCGCAACGATGACCTAGTACGCACTTGGTATAAGAAGGACGACACGTTTTGGGTGCCCAAAGCGAATTTGATTGTCAGCATGAAGAGCCCTTTGATCCACGCGTCTGCTGAGAGCGTTGTCAAGGCGAGGCTTTTCACTGACCACGTCAAGGATGCCTTGGAAGAGTTTTCGTACGATGCCGACCTTGCTGGCTTGTCCTACCTCGTATCACTCGACAGCCGTGGGTTGTTCGTTGAGGTATCTGGGTACAATGACAAGCTTCCACTCCTCCTGGAACGCGTTTTGATCACGATGCGGGATCTCGAGGTCCGAGACGACAGATTTGATATCATCAAAGAACGTCTGACCAGAGCTTACCGTAACTGGGAGCTTCAGGTCCCGTGGTATCAGGTTGGCGGCTTCACGGAATGGCTCACTGCAGAGCATGACCACACAATCGAGGAGCTCGCGGCTGAGCTACCACATATTACCTCGGATCACGTCCGGCAGTTCCGGAAAGCCCTTCTTGCACAGCTACACATGGAGGTTTACATCCATGGAAATCTCTACAAGGAGGACGCTCTGAAGTTGACGGATATGGTCGAGTCTACTCTTAAGCCGAGGGTGTTGCCGCGTTCTCAGTGGCCGATCCTGCGATCCTTGGTGCTCCCACCCGGGTCCAACTACGTCTGGAAGAAGACGCTCAAGGACCCTGCCAACGTGAACAACTGCATTGAATACTTTCTCTATGTCGGTGACAAGAATGACTCTCTTATCCGTGCCAAGACACTGCTTTTGGCCCAGATTCTCCAAGAGCCATGCTTCGATCAACTCAGGACCAAGGAGCAGCTAGGCTACGTGGTCTTCTCTGGAGTGCGTGCCACTTCCACAAGCTACGGATTCCGATTCCTCATCCAGAGCGAGAAGACAGCCCCTTACTTGGAGAACAGGATTGAGCTGTTCTTGGAAAGGATGGCAAAGTGGATCGAAGAGATGGACCCTCGGCAATTTGAGGCTCACAAGCGCAGCCTGATCGTGAAGCGCCTTGAGAAGCCCAAGTTTTTGGACCAGGAAACCAACAAGCAATGGAGTCAAATCCATAGCGAGTACTATGATTTTGAGATCT CCCAACGCGATGCTGCTCACGTCAAACCTCTTACTAAAGAGGAACTGATCGAGTTCTTCAAGCATTACATCCACCCCTCGTCGCCTAGCAGGGCCAAGCTCGCCATCTACTTGGAGGCTCAGGCCAAGAGCGACGTGACGACTGCCCAGATAACCGAACTCGTCAAGACACTGGAACTTGATGCTACTACCTCGGCCAAAACCGCCACCGACCTCCAAGCGAGACTGAGCGCGGCTGATCAcgacgaggagaaggagattgCTGGTCTCAAGGAGTATCTTGGCAGCCTCAGTGTTACCGAGAGCAATATGGATGCTGCCACCGAGACATGGAGAAAGCTCCATGCTGAAAAGGTCAGCGGAGTGGTCAAGGatgcgccgccgccgtcgtcaaACGGCACGAAGCCTACCCTCATTGAGGATGTGCGCAGCTACAAGGCTGGGTTGCCAGTCAGCGCTGCTGCTAGGCCGGTGAAGGACCTGAGCGAGTACGAGGAGTTGGATTCCAAGCTCTAA
- the nuo18.4 gene encoding NADH:ubiquinone oxidoreductase 18.4kD subunit, giving the protein MYPSRLRVAQQLSRQCARSFTTSGHQLYSSSTVPAPEKSEQKTVEVTPTGPAAVVKQAPNRAEVWSRSQKPRSEAMTGPRFEQTNFDLQPQPWAAIELIHKQPVKWVHERIVACDGGGGPAGHPKIYINTDKPEIATCNYCGLPFANEHNRKHLESLPQTSYPLQ; this is encoded by the exons ATGTACCCTTCAAGATTGCGGGTAGCCCAACAGCTGTCGCGCCAATGCGCGCGCTCGTTCACCACTTCTGGCCATCAATTGTATTCGTCATCGACCGTTCCGGCGCCTGAGAAGAGTGAACAGAAGACTGTCGAAGTTACGCCGACAGGACCGGCCGCCGTCGTGAAGCAGGCTCCCAACCGCGCGGAGGTCTGGTCCCGGAGTCAGAAGCCCCGCTCCGAGGCTATGACCGGCCCCCGTTTCGAGCAGACTAACTTTGATCTCCAG CCTCAACCATGGGCCGCCATAGAGCTTATCCACAAGCAGCCTGTCAAGTGGGTGCATGAGCGTATCGTGGCATgcgatggcggtggtggcccTGCTGGTCACCCCAAGATTTACATCAACACCGACAAGCCTGAGATTGCCACCTGCAACTACTGTGGACTTCCTTTC GCAAATGAACACAACCGTAAACACCTCGAGTCCCTCCCCCAGACCTCCTACCCCCTTCAGTAA